In one window of Pseudobdellovibrionaceae bacterium DNA:
- the rpsQ gene encoding 30S ribosomal protein S17: MVKESSRGRRNEVVGEVVSDKMDKTIAVQVFRKVKHKKYGKFIRRSSVFKAHDETNQAKVGDRVKIYETRPLSKTKRWMLAEILEVKQQLEGADV; the protein is encoded by the coding sequence ATGGTAAAAGAAAGTTCACGAGGCCGCCGAAACGAGGTGGTAGGAGAGGTTGTCAGCGACAAGATGGATAAAACCATCGCTGTTCAGGTTTTCCGTAAAGTGAAACACAAAAAGTACGGTAAATTTATTCGTCGTTCCTCTGTATTTAAGGCCCACGACGAGACCAACCAAGCCAAGGTGGGCGATCGTGTAAAGATTTATGAAACACGACCATTGAGTAAAACGAAGCGCTGGATGTTGGCTGAAATTTTAGAAGTAAAACAGCAGCTTGAAGGAGCTGACGTATGA
- the rpmC gene encoding 50S ribosomal protein L29 yields the protein MDYSDIKDLTVEELTKRQKNTREELFELKMKHSLGQLANPLEIRGKRRDVARIKTALHAKLSQ from the coding sequence ATGGATTACTCGGATATTAAAGATCTAACGGTAGAAGAGCTAACCAAGCGTCAAAAAAATACGCGAGAAGAGCTTTTCGAACTAAAAATGAAACACTCATTGGGCCAGCTAGCTAATCCCTTAGAAATTCGTGGGAAGCGTAGGGATGTGGCTCGCATTAAAACGGCATTGCATGCGAAGCTTTCGCAGTAA
- the rplP gene encoding 50S ribosomal protein L16 — translation MLSPKRVKWRRQHRAGFKGLATRGSSLAFGDFALAVTEPGRITARQIEAGRIAISRSVKRGGKLWIRVFPDAPITKKPAEVRMGKGKGSPELWVALVKPGRIVFEMNGVTREQAEEAFRLAAHKLPMKTKFLERV, via the coding sequence GTGTTAAGTCCTAAGAGGGTCAAATGGCGTAGACAGCATCGTGCAGGCTTTAAAGGATTGGCTACTCGTGGATCATCCTTAGCCTTTGGTGATTTTGCATTGGCAGTGACTGAGCCGGGAAGAATTACTGCTCGCCAAATTGAAGCGGGTCGTATTGCAATCAGTCGGTCGGTAAAGCGGGGCGGAAAACTTTGGATTCGAGTGTTCCCAGATGCGCCGATCACAAAGAAGCCAGCTGAAGTTCGAATGGGTAAAGGAAAAGGAAGCCCAGAGTTGTGGGTCGCCCTTGTGAAGCCCGGAAGAATAGTATTTGAGATGAATGGTGTAACTCGAGAGCAGGCTGAAGAGGCTTTTCGTCTAGCGGCTCATAAGTTGCCTATGAAAACTAAATTTTTGGAGCGGGTATAG
- the rpsC gene encoding 30S ribosomal protein S3 → MGQKVNPIGLRVGVIRTWDSRWYAKGPDYADNLHEDFRLRKYIKKRLKHAGVAKIEMERAAKKLKVIISTARPGVVIGKKGTGIDQLKEDIQKLTNSEVFVDIQEVRKPDLDAQLVAENIALQLEKRISWRRILKKSMAAAVRSGVRGIKIMVSGRLDGAEIARTEWYNEKSVPLHTLRADIDYGTAEALTTYGIIGVKVWIYRGDVLSAKEVEEASRVKS, encoded by the coding sequence GTGGGTCAGAAGGTTAATCCTATTGGTTTAAGAGTGGGTGTAATTAGAACTTGGGACTCCCGTTGGTATGCAAAAGGCCCCGACTATGCGGACAATTTGCATGAAGATTTTCGCTTGCGAAAATATATTAAAAAGCGTTTGAAACATGCTGGCGTGGCAAAAATTGAGATGGAGCGAGCGGCTAAAAAGCTCAAAGTCATCATCTCAACGGCCCGACCAGGTGTGGTGATTGGTAAAAAAGGTACAGGCATTGATCAGCTAAAGGAAGATATTCAAAAGCTAACAAACAGCGAAGTGTTTGTTGATATTCAAGAAGTACGCAAGCCTGATTTGGATGCGCAATTGGTAGCAGAAAATATTGCGCTACAATTAGAGAAACGAATTTCATGGCGTCGAATTTTGAAAAAATCAATGGCTGCTGCTGTCCGAAGTGGTGTACGAGGAATTAAGATCATGGTGAGTGGTCGCCTGGACGGGGCTGAAATTGCCCGAACAGAGTGGTACAACGAGAAAAGCGTTCCGCTTCACACATTGCGCGCTGACATCGATTATGGAACAGCAGAGGCATTAACAACCTACGGTATCATCGGCGTTAAAGTGTGGATCTATCGTGGTGATGTGCTTTCAGCTAAAGAAGTTGAGGAGGCGAGTCGTGTTAAGTCCTAA
- the rplV gene encoding 50S ribosomal protein L22, which translates to MEVKANLRFARIGTQKARVVADAIRGKDVNEAIRVLTFMPKKTAVLMKKLLESAVANAEHRQVIDVDNLYVKMVTVDQGPSLKRFRPRAQGRASGVKKKMSHINLVLDER; encoded by the coding sequence ATGGAAGTGAAAGCGAACTTAAGATTTGCAAGAATTGGAACTCAGAAAGCTCGAGTTGTGGCTGACGCAATCCGTGGCAAGGATGTTAACGAAGCTATTCGTGTTTTGACATTTATGCCGAAAAAGACTGCGGTTTTGATGAAGAAGCTCCTAGAGTCTGCAGTAGCTAATGCTGAGCACAGGCAAGTCATTGATGTGGACAATCTCTATGTCAAGATGGTGACAGTTGATCAGGGGCCAAGTTTAAAGAGATTCAGACCTCGTGCACAGGGGCGGGCCTCAGGAGTGAAAAAGAAAATGAGTCATATCAACCTTGTATTGGACGAGAGGTAA
- the rpsS gene encoding 30S ribosomal protein S19 produces MARSVRKGPFVDHHLIAKIETAQSGGDKKVIKTWSRRSTIVPEAVGLTIAVHNGKKFVPVYVTENMIGHKFGEFAPTRTFHSHVDKKAGAKK; encoded by the coding sequence GTGGCACGGTCGGTACGAAAAGGTCCATTTGTAGACCACCATTTAATAGCGAAGATTGAAACTGCCCAAAGTGGTGGCGACAAAAAAGTGATCAAAACATGGTCACGGCGATCAACCATTGTGCCTGAGGCCGTAGGGTTGACGATTGCAGTCCACAACGGGAAGAAATTTGTGCCCGTTTACGTCACTGAAAATATGATTGGTCATAAATTCGGCGAATTTGCTCCCACGCGGACTTTCCATAGTCACGTGGACAAAAAAGCCGGGGCCAAGAAGTAA
- the rplB gene encoding 50S ribosomal protein L2, with translation MGVKIYKPSSPGRRNMTGFDFSEVTKAKPEKSLTEAKKRGSGRSNHGQISMRHHGGGHKRRYRLIDFKRTKLEVPANVASIEYDPNRSCRIALLHYVDGAKSYIIAPVGLNVGDQVVSSETADIKPGNSKQLKNIPTGTVIHNIELRPGKGGQVARGAGSSATLVAKLGAYCQVKMPSGEVRQILSLCRATIGQVGNTDNENVSIGKAGRSRWKGRRPTVRGMAMNPIDHPLGGGEGVGKGHHPVTPWGKPCKGRKTRKNKRTNSMIVKRRK, from the coding sequence ATGGGCGTAAAGATTTACAAACCAAGTTCTCCTGGTCGCCGTAACATGACGGGTTTTGACTTTTCTGAAGTGACAAAGGCAAAACCAGAAAAGTCTCTTACCGAAGCCAAAAAGCGTGGTTCAGGTCGAAGCAACCATGGTCAAATCAGTATGCGGCACCACGGTGGTGGTCATAAACGTCGTTATAGACTTATTGATTTCAAGCGTACAAAATTAGAAGTTCCAGCGAACGTGGCAAGTATTGAGTATGATCCCAATCGATCATGCCGAATTGCCCTTCTTCACTATGTGGATGGCGCAAAATCATATATTATAGCGCCTGTGGGCTTGAATGTGGGTGATCAGGTGGTGAGTAGTGAAACTGCCGATATTAAGCCAGGCAACAGTAAGCAGCTTAAGAATATTCCCACTGGTACAGTGATTCACAATATCGAGCTTCGCCCCGGTAAAGGTGGTCAAGTAGCCCGTGGAGCTGGATCATCGGCAACCTTGGTTGCCAAGTTGGGCGCCTATTGCCAAGTGAAAATGCCCTCAGGTGAAGTAAGGCAAATTCTTTCACTTTGTAGAGCGACTATCGGTCAAGTTGGAAACACAGATAATGAAAACGTGAGTATTGGGAAAGCTGGACGTAGCCGCTGGAAAGGTCGTCGTCCAACAGTTCGCGGAATGGCAATGAACCCCATTGATCACCCACTAGGTGGTGGTGAAGGTGTGGGTAAAGGTCATCACCCAGTAACGCCTTGGGGTAAGCCTTGTAAGGGACGCAAGACGCGAAAGAATAAGCGAACAAACAGTATGATTGTGAAGCGTAGGAAGTAG
- the rplW gene encoding 50S ribosomal protein L23 → MFYLIKKPIVTEKNSIMAEDQNVYVFEVDRVATKTDVKKAVEKFFRVKVVSVRTSICRSRTSRTRTKVKYWKKAMVKLAPGEKISIFEGA, encoded by the coding sequence ATGTTTTATCTAATTAAAAAGCCAATCGTCACTGAAAAGAACAGCATTATGGCTGAAGACCAAAACGTCTACGTCTTTGAGGTGGATCGTGTGGCCACAAAAACAGATGTTAAAAAAGCTGTAGAGAAGTTTTTTCGTGTGAAAGTGGTTTCTGTCCGCACGTCTATTTGTCGAAGTCGAACCTCTCGCACGCGTACAAAAGTGAAGTATTGGAAGAAGGCCATGGTGAAATTAGCGCCAGGTGAAAAAATCTCGATTTTTGAGGGAGCTTAA
- the rplD gene encoding 50S ribosomal protein L4, which translates to MAKLEVLDWNKKKVGEVDVSAEVFEGEVRKDVLHSVVRWQLAKRRQGSHKAKTKGEVSGGGKKPFKQKGTGNARQGSSRSPLLEGGGVIFPPSPRNYEHKLNRRYKQAGLRSALSFLNSNGRLFVVDDMQSDEGKTKELAQRLAQFGASKAVLIDVEIDGKFQRACRNLAKYRYYSPEGMNVYDLLKFDTAIITKGSLEKIQQRCGVEG; encoded by the coding sequence ATGGCAAAGCTAGAAGTACTTGATTGGAACAAGAAAAAAGTAGGCGAAGTCGATGTTAGCGCCGAGGTGTTTGAAGGGGAAGTTCGCAAGGATGTCCTTCACAGCGTTGTTCGGTGGCAATTGGCGAAGCGACGTCAAGGGTCTCACAAAGCCAAGACAAAAGGTGAAGTGAGCGGTGGCGGTAAAAAGCCATTCAAACAAAAAGGTACAGGGAATGCTCGTCAAGGGTCATCTCGGTCACCATTATTAGAAGGTGGAGGCGTTATTTTTCCGCCATCTCCCAGAAATTACGAACACAAATTGAATCGTCGCTACAAACAAGCGGGTTTGCGTTCGGCCTTGTCATTTTTAAATAGCAATGGACGTTTGTTTGTTGTTGATGACATGCAGTCAGATGAGGGGAAGACTAAAGAATTAGCTCAGCGTTTGGCACAGTTTGGCGCTTCAAAAGCTGTTTTGATTGACGTAGAGATAGACGGCAAATTTCAGAGAGCTTGCCGAAACCTTGCAAAGTATCGTTACTATTCACCGGAAGGTATGAATGTATACGATTTGTTAAAATTTGACACAGCCATCATCACAAAGGGATCTCTTGAGAAGATTCAGCAGCGATGTGGTGTGGAGGGTTGA
- the rplC gene encoding 50S ribosomal protein L3, whose amino-acid sequence MSENVENPTTEETTAEAQAPEETSTAATDLTLSGLYAFKKGMTTVYSEDGVVIPVTVLEYEPMYVSQVKTLEKDGYEAVQVACRPKRAGRTCKAEKNHLAKAGFENGAAFVREIRQSVSDISVGQKVAVGSLVKGDKVKITGQNKGRGFSGSIKRWGFGGGPAAHGSGFHRAPGSIGNNSDPGRVMPGRKMPGQYGNETVSIRNVEVVDVLPEENVILVKGPVPGSKNSLVKLVKA is encoded by the coding sequence ATGAGCGAAAACGTAGAAAACCCAACAACAGAAGAAACAACCGCTGAGGCACAGGCTCCTGAGGAGACGTCCACGGCAGCTACCGACTTAACTTTATCGGGGTTGTATGCTTTCAAAAAAGGTATGACTACCGTGTACAGTGAAGACGGCGTCGTTATTCCTGTAACTGTTCTTGAGTATGAACCCATGTACGTCTCTCAAGTGAAGACACTTGAGAAAGATGGTTATGAAGCTGTGCAAGTGGCTTGTCGGCCAAAGCGTGCCGGTCGAACCTGTAAAGCAGAAAAAAATCATTTAGCAAAAGCGGGCTTTGAAAATGGAGCGGCTTTTGTGCGAGAAATTCGTCAGTCTGTTTCAGATATTTCTGTAGGTCAAAAAGTGGCGGTCGGAAGCCTAGTAAAAGGTGATAAAGTGAAAATCACCGGCCAAAATAAAGGCCGAGGTTTTTCTGGCTCCATCAAGCGATGGGGTTTCGGAGGCGGACCTGCTGCGCACGGATCTGGTTTTCATCGTGCTCCGGGTTCTATTGGTAACAATTCAGATCCTGGTCGTGTTATGCCAGGCCGTAAGATGCCCGGGCAGTATGGAAATGAAACGGTATCAATAAGAAACGTAGAAGTTGTTGATGTATTACCTGAAGAGAATGTGATTTTAGTAAAAGGCCCTGTGCCTGGCTCTAAAAACTCTCTTGTGAAATTGGTAAAGGCATAG
- the rpsJ gene encoding 30S ribosomal protein S10 — MQSQKIRIRLRAFDHKLLDQSTREIVDTARRTGAHIAGPIPLPTRINKYTVLRSPHVDKKSREQFEIRTHKRLLDILEPTQQTIDQLMKLDLSAGVDVEIKLSVV, encoded by the coding sequence ATGCAAAGTCAAAAGATACGCATTCGTCTAAGAGCCTTTGATCATAAATTGCTCGACCAGTCGACTCGTGAGATTGTCGATACCGCCCGTCGCACGGGAGCCCACATTGCTGGCCCTATTCCGTTGCCAACGAGAATTAATAAATACACTGTATTGCGTTCACCTCACGTCGATAAAAAATCTCGTGAACAGTTTGAGATTCGAACGCATAAAAGACTTCTTGATATTTTAGAGCCCACTCAGCAAACCATTGACCAACTTATGAAGCTCGATCTTTCTGCTGGTGTGGATGTTGAAATTAAACTTTCGGTTGTTTGA
- the fusA gene encoding elongation factor G has product MSYKDPQNIDDLQFTRNIGIMAHIDAGKTTTTERILYYTGRSHKIGEVHEGDAIMDWMEQEQERGITITSAATTCAWKEHRINIIDTPGHVDFTIEVERSLRVLDGAVAVFDGVNGVEPQSETVWRQADKYRVPRVCFVNKMDRVGADFDMSINSIKEKLGANPVAIQLPIGSEENFRGVVDLIKMKALVWSGDGLGEAYNTEDIPADLLESAQLAREVLVERVAENDDKLMEAYLDGQEINEELLVGGLRAGTLARSIMPALCGSAFKNKGVQPLLDAIIAYLPSPLDVPAIVGFDPDNEEKSITCKTDFSEPVAALAYKIAADSFAGSLTYIRVYSGVVKVGSQLLNPRQNKKERIQRLVKMHANSREEIKEIKAGDIGAVIGLKFTSTGDTLCETRSPVVLEPIQFPQPVISVAIEAKSSADQDKMIQSLEQLQKEDPSCSVRTDVETGQMLLSGMGELHLEILVDRLLREHKVKANVGKPQVSYRETPIVAAKGTVTFEKEMAGKKQYAHCEVEIVPKERGAGVKFVDALSKDALPAEFVRAAGQGATEASEVGPLAGFSAVDFEIRLVSADLRQDESSEMAFKVAGAMAAREALKGTKAELLEPVFRLEIITPEEFMGNVIGDLNGRRGKVVSMEPKPVGLQVIKAEAPLMELFGYATDLRSVSQGRASFSMEFLAYANVPPKVSQEILTKLGRF; this is encoded by the coding sequence ATGAGCTACAAAGACCCGCAAAATATAGACGATCTGCAGTTTACGCGAAACATCGGAATCATGGCCCACATTGATGCGGGAAAAACGACGACCACAGAAAGAATTCTTTATTACACTGGCCGTAGTCACAAGATTGGCGAGGTTCATGAGGGTGACGCTATCATGGACTGGATGGAGCAAGAGCAAGAGCGAGGCATCACTATCACCTCGGCGGCGACAACTTGTGCCTGGAAAGAGCATCGAATCAATATCATTGATACGCCTGGACATGTTGATTTTACCATCGAAGTGGAGCGCTCTCTCCGAGTTCTTGATGGCGCCGTGGCCGTTTTTGACGGGGTCAATGGCGTCGAGCCTCAGTCTGAAACGGTATGGAGGCAAGCCGACAAATATCGGGTGCCCCGAGTTTGTTTTGTAAACAAGATGGATCGGGTGGGCGCCGACTTTGATATGAGCATCAATTCTATTAAAGAAAAATTGGGAGCCAATCCTGTGGCGATACAGTTGCCCATTGGATCTGAAGAAAATTTTCGAGGCGTCGTTGATTTGATCAAGATGAAAGCTTTGGTTTGGTCTGGTGATGGTTTGGGCGAGGCTTACAACACTGAAGATATACCTGCTGATCTTTTAGAGTCAGCCCAATTGGCGCGAGAGGTCTTGGTCGAGAGGGTTGCTGAAAATGATGATAAACTTATGGAAGCCTACCTTGATGGACAAGAAATCAACGAAGAATTGTTAGTTGGTGGTTTGCGAGCTGGTACTTTAGCGCGATCAATTATGCCTGCACTTTGTGGCTCAGCATTTAAAAACAAAGGTGTTCAGCCGTTGTTAGATGCGATCATTGCCTATTTGCCAAGTCCTTTAGATGTACCAGCCATAGTGGGATTCGATCCAGACAACGAAGAGAAATCCATCACATGTAAAACTGATTTTTCTGAACCAGTGGCGGCATTGGCTTACAAAATTGCTGCTGATTCATTTGCTGGCTCACTCACATATATACGAGTGTATTCAGGAGTTGTGAAGGTGGGGAGCCAACTTCTAAATCCGCGGCAAAACAAAAAAGAGCGCATTCAGCGTCTGGTAAAAATGCATGCTAACTCAAGAGAAGAGATTAAAGAAATCAAGGCGGGTGACATTGGCGCAGTCATAGGTTTGAAGTTTACTTCCACCGGTGACACTCTTTGCGAAACCCGCAGTCCCGTGGTGTTGGAGCCGATTCAATTTCCACAACCAGTGATATCAGTAGCAATTGAAGCCAAGTCATCAGCGGACCAGGATAAGATGATTCAGTCGTTAGAGCAGCTGCAGAAAGAAGATCCGTCGTGCAGTGTTCGTACTGATGTAGAAACGGGACAGATGTTGCTCTCAGGAATGGGCGAGTTGCATTTGGAAATCTTAGTAGACCGTTTACTTCGAGAACATAAAGTAAAAGCCAATGTGGGTAAACCCCAGGTCTCCTATCGAGAGACTCCCATTGTGGCAGCAAAAGGGACAGTCACTTTTGAAAAAGAAATGGCCGGAAAGAAACAGTACGCTCATTGTGAAGTGGAGATTGTTCCAAAAGAGCGAGGTGCGGGGGTTAAATTTGTAGATGCACTTTCTAAGGACGCTCTGCCTGCTGAATTTGTCAGAGCCGCTGGGCAAGGGGCCACCGAAGCCAGTGAAGTGGGCCCACTTGCGGGGTTCTCTGCTGTGGATTTTGAAATTCGCCTCGTATCGGCCGATCTGCGGCAGGACGAATCCAGTGAAATGGCCTTTAAGGTGGCTGGAGCTATGGCGGCCCGTGAGGCCCTTAAGGGCACAAAAGCGGAGCTTCTTGAACCTGTGTTTCGTCTTGAAATCATTACACCAGAGGAATTCATGGGTAATGTGATCGGCGATTTAAATGGCCGTCGGGGTAAAGTTGTGAGTATGGAGCCTAAGCCTGTGGGGCTCCAGGTGATCAAGGCGGAGGCGCCTTTGATGGAGCTATTTGGTTATGCCACTGATTTGCGATCAGTGAGTCAGGGGAGAGCTAGCTTCAGTATGGAGTTTTTGGCCTATGCCAATGTTCCTCCTAAGGTGAGTCAGGAAATTTTGACTAAACTGGGTCGGTTTTAG
- the rpsG gene encoding 30S ribosomal protein S7, translated as MSRRRSNYKREVSPDPIYNDLTLAKFINKVMWEGKKSVAQKIVYSAMDELKTKVSGEEPLTVVKKAIENCKPSLEVRSRRVGGATYQVPVDVRPSRRLTLSMRWLTAYARERGEKTMAQRLANELLDAYNNRGNAVKKKEDVHRMAEANKAFSHYNW; from the coding sequence ATGTCTCGTAGACGTAGTAATTATAAGCGTGAAGTATCCCCAGACCCCATTTACAACGATTTAACGTTGGCCAAGTTCATTAACAAGGTGATGTGGGAAGGCAAAAAGAGTGTAGCCCAAAAAATAGTATATTCTGCCATGGATGAACTAAAGACGAAGGTTTCTGGTGAAGAGCCTCTAACTGTGGTGAAAAAAGCCATAGAGAACTGTAAGCCCTCTCTTGAAGTGAGATCTCGTCGAGTTGGTGGAGCCACTTATCAGGTGCCTGTGGACGTTCGCCCCTCTCGTCGTCTTACCCTTTCTATGCGTTGGTTGACCGCCTATGCTCGAGAGCGCGGCGAGAAAACAATGGCACAGCGTTTGGCCAATGAACTTTTGGATGCTTACAATAATCGTGGAAATGCAGTGAAAAAGAAAGAGGATGTGCATCGTATGGCAGAAGCCAACAAGGCCTTCTCTCACTACAATTGGTAG
- a CDS encoding 30S ribosomal protein S12, translating to MPTINQLIRRERKLQKDKSKSPALTSCPQRRGVCTRVFTTTPKKPNSALRKVARVRLSNGFEVNSYIPGIGHNLQEHSVVLVRGGRVKDLPGVRYHVVRGVLDTQGVNDRKRGRSKYGTKKPKS from the coding sequence ATGCCAACTATTAATCAACTGATTCGCCGTGAGCGAAAACTACAAAAAGATAAGTCAAAATCTCCGGCTTTGACGAGTTGCCCTCAGCGCCGCGGTGTTTGCACTCGCGTGTTTACGACAACCCCGAAAAAGCCTAACTCGGCCCTTCGAAAAGTGGCTCGGGTTCGTCTTTCTAACGGATTTGAAGTGAACTCTTATATCCCTGGCATTGGCCACAACCTGCAGGAACACAGTGTGGTATTGGTTCGTGGGGGAAGGGTTAAGGATCTGCCAGGTGTTCGTTATCACGTGGTTCGTGGCGTACTTGATACTCAAGGCGTGAATGATCGAAAGCGTGGCCGGTCAAAATACGGTACGAAAAAACCAAAGTCGTGA